One genomic window of Prochlorococcus sp. MIT 0801 includes the following:
- a CDS encoding DUF3318 domain-containing protein has product MSELQRLKGLLPPENQSWVFIEAAAAIDPPLITLEEIGRDEVEIQVDLEQWDYLAQDHRNLLFWHEVGRIQNDTIPRDGWEMAALAIGLGGAIGELWVQDGLLLLMALGLSGFAGYRLYLKNNSEKRLQDAISADERAIDLACRFGYSVPNAYKSLGGALKDLVEKSRKKKKRTFYEDRLEALRKSAERARAEMASQEGSQKSVTSENVYG; this is encoded by the coding sequence ATGAGCGAACTACAGCGCCTAAAAGGGCTGCTGCCACCAGAGAACCAAAGCTGGGTATTCATTGAAGCCGCAGCAGCAATAGATCCTCCTCTCATCACGCTTGAAGAAATTGGGCGAGATGAGGTAGAGATTCAGGTTGACCTTGAGCAATGGGACTATTTAGCTCAAGATCATAGAAATCTATTGTTTTGGCATGAGGTGGGACGCATTCAAAATGACACTATTCCAAGAGATGGCTGGGAAATGGCTGCTCTTGCAATAGGTTTGGGTGGCGCTATTGGAGAATTATGGGTTCAAGACGGATTGCTCCTTTTAATGGCACTTGGATTGTCAGGTTTTGCAGGTTATAGGCTTTACTTAAAAAATAATTCAGAAAAACGATTACAAGATGCCATATCCGCTGATGAGAGGGCTATAGATTTGGCATGCAGATTTGGATATAGCGTTCCAAATGCTTACAAGAGTCTTGGTGGTGCATTAAAAGATTTAGTTGAAAAATCTAGGAAGAAAAAAAAGCGTACATTCTATGAAGATAGATTAGAAGCACTAAGAAAGAGTGCTGAAAGAGCTCGCGCAGAAATGGCATCTCAAGAAGGATCTCAAAAGTCAGTTACAAGTGAAAATGTTTATGGATAG